A genomic window from Sulfurospirillum multivorans DSM 12446 includes:
- a CDS encoding transposase — MPRRLRIENVGYHHVYNRGVAKGKVFEDEKDKAKFIELMASAAREYKFNIHAFCLMDNHYHILVQNTRENLSSGMRQLNAQYASYFNKRHDRVGHLWQDRFKSWYVLDIKYLFTLFKYIENNPVKAGMSQKIGEYMYCATYSILKDAVPPFLQNSFVLRDYNTKELLDLLSISLSVAERSTIDAFHQTKYKHEEGQIAPLHKEMLENYFLHVKSKQERNEAIKKAYEDGYSKSEVARNCSLSVAGVSKILKS; from the coding sequence ATGCCACGAAGATTGCGCATCGAAAATGTGGGCTATCATCACGTTTACAACCGAGGTGTTGCCAAGGGGAAGGTTTTTGAAGATGAAAAGGACAAGGCGAAGTTTATTGAACTGATGGCAAGTGCTGCTAGGGAGTACAAGTTTAACATTCATGCGTTTTGTTTGATGGACAACCACTATCACATTTTAGTGCAAAACACACGTGAAAATCTCTCTTCTGGGATGCGCCAGCTTAACGCACAGTATGCGAGTTACTTCAATAAACGCCATGATCGCGTAGGGCATTTATGGCAAGACCGCTTCAAATCATGGTACGTTCTAGATATAAAATATCTTTTTACCCTCTTTAAGTACATCGAAAACAACCCCGTAAAAGCAGGGATGAGCCAAAAAATAGGCGAATATATGTATTGTGCAACGTACAGTATTTTAAAAGATGCCGTGCCACCTTTTTTGCAAAATTCGTTTGTTTTGCGCGATTACAATACTAAAGAGTTATTGGATCTTTTAAGCATTTCTCTAAGCGTGGCAGAACGTTCAACTATAGATGCGTTTCATCAAACAAAATACAAACACGAAGAGGGACAAATTGCGCCTTTGCACAAAGAGATGCTTGAAAATTATTTCTTACATGTAAAGAGTAAACAAGAGCGAAACGAAGCAATCAAAAAAGCCTATGAAGATGGGTACAGCAAAAGTGAGGTTGCACGAAATTGCTCTCTAAGCGTTGCAGGAGTCAGTAAAATCCTCAAAAGTTAA
- a CDS encoding aspartate-semialdehyde dehydrogenase, translated as MKKYNVAIVGATGAVGEELCRVLEEVDFPVNNLVPLASSKSAGLEVEFKGKTYKVIELTEKAFDENDVEIAFFSAGGDISAHYAPFAAEAGAVVIDNTSHFRMDPDVPLVVPECNPGDIDQWQNRGIIANPNCSTIQMVQVLKPLDDLFNITRVDVATYQAVSGAGKSGMEELVNQMQDFFAFKLDQCEPKTFAHQIALNVIPHIDVFMDNDYTKEEMKMVNETQKILGKKMEISATCVRVPVMRSHSEAITIHFEKDVNLEKAIEALQNAENVVVLDNPAKKEYPMPIISTDTNETYVGRIRKDINRDNILHLWCVADQIRVGAATNAIRIAQKWIKREEA; from the coding sequence ATGAAAAAGTACAATGTAGCAATCGTTGGAGCTACGGGTGCGGTTGGCGAAGAGCTGTGTAGAGTTTTAGAAGAGGTTGACTTTCCTGTCAATAATCTCGTTCCCCTTGCAAGCAGCAAAAGTGCAGGTCTTGAAGTTGAATTCAAAGGTAAAACCTATAAAGTGATTGAGCTTACAGAAAAAGCGTTTGATGAGAATGATGTTGAGATCGCATTTTTTAGCGCTGGTGGTGACATCTCAGCGCATTATGCTCCCTTTGCAGCAGAAGCAGGAGCTGTGGTGATTGACAATACCAGCCATTTTAGAATGGATCCCGATGTTCCATTGGTCGTACCTGAGTGTAATCCAGGTGACATTGACCAATGGCAAAACAGAGGTATTATCGCCAATCCAAACTGTTCAACGATTCAAATGGTACAAGTTTTAAAACCACTCGATGATCTCTTTAACATCACTCGCGTTGATGTCGCAACCTACCAAGCGGTCAGTGGTGCAGGCAAAAGCGGTATGGAAGAGTTAGTCAATCAAATGCAAGACTTTTTCGCGTTCAAACTGGATCAATGTGAGCCAAAAACATTTGCGCACCAAATTGCACTCAATGTCATTCCTCATATTGATGTTTTTATGGACAATGACTATACCAAAGAAGAGATGAAAATGGTCAATGAAACTCAAAAAATCTTGGGTAAAAAAATGGAAATCAGTGCAACATGCGTACGCGTTCCTGTTATGAGAAGTCACTCTGAAGCAATTACGATTCACTTTGAAAAAGATGTTAATTTAGAAAAAGCCATTGAAGCACTTCAAAATGCAGAAAATGTTGTGGTTTTGGATAACCCCGCTAAAAAAGAGTACCCAATGCCTATCATCTCAACTGATACCAATGAGACTTACGTGGGAAGAATTCGTAAAGACATCAACCGCGACAACATCCTTCATTTATGGTGTGTTGCCGATCAAATTCGTGTAGGCGCTGCGACCAATGCGATTAGAATTGCACAAAAATGGATTAAGAGAGAAGAGGCTTAA
- the lepA gene encoding translation elongation factor 4, whose amino-acid sequence MQKYIRNFSIIAHIDHGKSTLADRLIQECGAVSAREMTAQMMDTMDIEKERGITIKAQSVRLTYVKDGQPYILNLIDTPGHVDFSYEVSRSLASSDGALLVVDASQGVEAQTIANVYIALENNLEIIPVLNKIDLPAADPERVKDEIEHTIGLDCSEALSVSAKSGIGIRELLDTLVDKIPAPIGDENAPTKALIYDSWFDNYLGALALVRVYDGSIKKGQEVYVMGTGKKHEVLNLMYPHPLVLEKTPMIKTGEVGIVVLGLKNVGDVKVGDTITDFRNKTKEPIAGFKEVKQFVFAGLYPIETDKFEELRDALDKLKLNDSSISYEPETSAALGFGFRVGFLGLLHMEVIKERLEREFDLDLIATAPTVTYKVKTTKGVVLDIQNPSQLPPVNEFEEIQEPYVKATVLTPTEFLGNIIILMNNKRGMQKKMDYLSPERVLLEYEIPLNEIVMDFYDKLKSVSKGYASFDYEPIGYQVGDLVKLDLLVAGEPVDALSIIVPRVSAQTRGRDFVKAMKEIVPRQLFEVAIQASIGTKVIARETVKSMGKNVTAKCYGGDITRKRKLLDKQKEGKKRMKSIGKVQLPQEAFLTILKID is encoded by the coding sequence ATGCAGAAATATATTCGTAACTTCTCAATTATCGCTCATATCGACCACGGTAAAAGCACACTTGCCGATCGTCTCATTCAAGAGTGTGGTGCAGTGAGTGCGCGTGAAATGACCGCGCAGATGATGGACACCATGGACATTGAAAAAGAGCGTGGCATTACCATTAAAGCGCAAAGTGTTCGTCTGACGTATGTGAAAGATGGACAACCGTATATTCTCAATCTTATCGACACTCCTGGTCACGTTGACTTCTCGTATGAAGTAAGCCGTTCCTTAGCTTCGAGTGATGGAGCGCTTTTGGTCGTCGATGCCTCTCAGGGCGTTGAAGCACAAACCATTGCCAATGTGTACATTGCCTTAGAAAATAACTTAGAAATTATCCCAGTTCTCAATAAAATAGACCTTCCTGCAGCGGATCCTGAGCGTGTGAAAGATGAGATCGAACATACCATCGGGCTTGATTGTTCGGAAGCTTTGAGCGTGAGTGCGAAAAGTGGTATTGGTATTCGAGAACTGCTTGATACGCTAGTCGATAAAATTCCTGCTCCCATAGGCGATGAAAATGCCCCGACTAAAGCGCTTATTTACGATAGCTGGTTTGATAACTATCTTGGCGCACTTGCACTTGTCCGTGTTTACGATGGCTCGATCAAAAAAGGGCAAGAAGTTTACGTGATGGGTACGGGCAAAAAGCACGAAGTGTTAAACCTGATGTATCCGCATCCGCTTGTGCTTGAAAAAACACCGATGATTAAAACGGGCGAAGTGGGCATTGTCGTACTTGGTCTTAAAAACGTAGGCGATGTTAAAGTAGGTGATACGATTACGGATTTTCGTAACAAAACGAAAGAGCCGATAGCAGGCTTTAAAGAGGTTAAACAGTTTGTATTTGCGGGACTTTACCCGATTGAAACCGATAAATTTGAAGAACTCAGAGACGCGCTTGATAAGCTAAAACTCAATGACTCAAGCATCTCGTATGAGCCTGAAACATCCGCCGCACTGGGATTTGGTTTTAGGGTTGGATTCCTTGGGTTACTTCACATGGAAGTCATTAAAGAGCGTTTGGAGCGAGAGTTTGACCTTGATCTCATCGCCACCGCACCAACGGTAACCTACAAAGTCAAAACGACCAAAGGCGTTGTTTTAGACATTCAAAACCCAAGTCAACTGCCACCGGTGAATGAATTTGAAGAGATTCAAGAGCCGTATGTCAAAGCAACCGTTTTAACACCGACAGAATTTTTGGGCAACATTATCATTTTAATGAATAACAAACGGGGTATGCAAAAAAAGATGGACTATCTTAGTCCTGAGCGTGTACTTTTGGAGTATGAAATTCCTCTTAATGAAATCGTGATGGATTTTTACGACAAACTCAAATCGGTCAGTAAAGGCTACGCCAGCTTTGATTATGAGCCTATTGGGTATCAAGTCGGTGATTTGGTTAAGCTTGATTTGCTTGTTGCAGGTGAGCCTGTGGATGCACTTTCCATCATTGTTCCAAGGGTTAGTGCGCAAACCAGAGGACGCGATTTTGTCAAAGCGATGAAAGAGATCGTACCACGACAGCTTTTTGAAGTGGCGATCCAAGCGAGTATTGGTACCAAAGTTATCGCACGTGAAACCGTTAAATCGATGGGTAAAAACGTTACTGCTAAATGTTATGGTGGCGACATTACCCGAAAGCGAAAACTGCTTGATAAACAAAAAGAGGGTAAGAAACGTATGAAATCCATCGGTAAAGTCCAATTACCGCAAGAGGCGTTTCTCACCATTCTCAAAATTGACTAA
- a CDS encoding YqhA family protein: MLEKLFERGLWSTRLMTLSAVIFSILAAFVLFFLASADLYHAAVSTYQYFFMGIHPADFHADLVAEIIGAVDLYLIALVLLIFGFGIYELFISDIDVAKDIGGDKVLYVSSLDELKDKIAKVIVMVLIVNFFQRVLHTDYKGALEMLYFAFSILALSLGLYFLHKGGKH; this comes from the coding sequence ATGTTAGAAAAACTTTTTGAGAGAGGGTTATGGTCGACACGACTGATGACTCTCTCAGCGGTGATCTTTAGTATTTTAGCAGCCTTTGTACTCTTCTTCTTAGCCAGTGCAGATTTGTATCATGCTGCTGTTTCAACGTATCAGTATTTTTTTATGGGGATTCATCCTGCAGATTTTCATGCAGACCTCGTAGCAGAGATTATTGGCGCAGTTGATCTTTATCTCATTGCGCTTGTTCTTTTGATTTTTGGATTTGGTATCTATGAGTTATTTATCTCCGATATTGATGTGGCGAAAGATATAGGTGGCGATAAAGTACTGTATGTAAGCTCTTTGGATGAACTGAAAGATAAAATTGCAAAAGTTATTGTGATGGTATTGATTGTTAACTTTTTCCAACGTGTGCTTCACACAGATTACAAAGGTGCGTTAGAAATGCTCTATTTTGCTTTTTCTATTTTAGCACTTTCCTTAGGGCTTTATTTTTTACATAAAGGTGGAAAACACTGA
- a CDS encoding sigma-54-dependent transcriptional regulator, giving the protein MHVAIVEDDINMRKSLEIALGEYEEFKISTYKSALDALKKIDSSVDLIVTDINMPGMDGIEFIKKLDGQYDIIVITGNATLSRAIESVRLGVKDFLTKPFEIETLVEAIKRHDKIRTKVKESFEKIDSTKEENGDFIATSPELEQALTIARKAAKTDVSVLLLGESGVGKELFANYVHKNSPRAKNPFVAINMAAIPENLLESELFGYEKGAFTDAIAEKKGYFEVANGGTLFLDEIGEMPMMLQAKLLRVIQERVMVRVGGTKELPIDVRIVSATNADIKRSIKEGQFREDLYYRLNTIPIEIAPLRQRKEEILPICEVILERVTKKYGLQKRYFSGEAVESLMTYRWPGNIRELISVVERAVILSDTEAISKEDLFLESRNWFSS; this is encoded by the coding sequence ATGCATGTTGCAATTGTAGAAGATGATATAAATATGAGAAAATCCCTAGAAATCGCTCTAGGTGAGTATGAAGAATTTAAAATTTCTACCTACAAAAGTGCATTGGATGCTCTTAAAAAGATTGATTCAAGTGTTGATTTGATCGTTACGGACATCAATATGCCAGGCATGGATGGCATTGAGTTTATTAAAAAACTGGATGGGCAGTATGATATTATTGTCATCACAGGCAATGCAACATTGAGTCGCGCCATTGAGTCCGTGCGTTTGGGTGTCAAAGACTTTTTAACCAAGCCTTTTGAGATCGAAACACTCGTTGAAGCGATCAAGCGACACGATAAAATCCGAACCAAAGTTAAAGAGAGTTTTGAAAAGATCGATAGCACCAAAGAAGAAAATGGCGATTTTATAGCCACTTCACCCGAGCTTGAACAAGCACTCACGATTGCAAGAAAAGCGGCAAAAACGGATGTCAGTGTTCTTCTTTTAGGTGAAAGTGGTGTGGGTAAAGAGCTTTTTGCCAATTATGTGCATAAAAACTCTCCACGAGCTAAAAATCCGTTTGTAGCAATCAATATGGCGGCCATTCCTGAAAATCTTTTAGAGAGTGAGCTTTTTGGCTACGAAAAAGGTGCCTTTACTGACGCTATTGCGGAGAAAAAGGGCTATTTTGAAGTTGCCAATGGCGGAACGCTTTTCTTGGATGAAATTGGGGAAATGCCGATGATGCTTCAAGCTAAGCTTTTAAGGGTCATTCAAGAGCGTGTGATGGTGCGTGTGGGTGGCACAAAAGAGTTGCCGATTGATGTGCGTATTGTTTCCGCAACGAATGCCGATATTAAACGAAGCATCAAAGAGGGTCAGTTTCGTGAAGACCTGTACTACAGGCTCAATACGATTCCGATTGAAATAGCACCTCTTCGACAACGCAAAGAGGAGATTTTACCGATTTGTGAAGTCATTTTAGAGCGTGTGACGAAGAAATATGGTCTGCAAAAACGTTATTTCTCTGGGGAAGCGGTGGAGTCTTTGATGACCTATCGATGGCCAGGGAATATAAGGGAGTTGATCTCTGTCGTAGAGCGTGCCGTGATCTTAAGTGATACCGAAGCGATCAGTAAAGAAGATCTCTTTTTAGAGAGTCGTAATTGGTTTAGTTCGTAA
- a CDS encoding LPP20 family lipoprotein codes for MNKWFVTLLASLGLILVISGCSSKSEPAKDPKAAMYDFSNEKSFVVYGEGIAPKNTVSPAQAIALAKRAAITDGYRQLGEKLYGVKINSTETVQDAALKDSRITAQVSALVKDAAITDATFRDGLYSIRMEITMSARRWHELFAY; via the coding sequence ATGAATAAATGGTTTGTGACACTTTTGGCAAGTTTAGGTTTGATATTAGTGATTTCGGGTTGTTCCTCAAAGTCAGAACCCGCAAAAGATCCAAAAGCGGCAATGTATGATTTTAGCAACGAAAAATCATTTGTCGTTTACGGTGAAGGAATTGCGCCCAAAAATACAGTTTCTCCTGCACAAGCAATAGCCCTTGCAAAACGAGCCGCCATCACAGATGGGTATCGTCAACTTGGAGAGAAGCTGTACGGTGTGAAAATTAATTCAACTGAGACTGTTCAAGATGCTGCGTTAAAAGACTCTCGTATCACAGCACAAGTCAGCGCACTTGTTAAAGATGCAGCCATAACAGATGCAACCTTTAGAGATGGTCTGTACAGCATAAGAATGGAAATTACAATGAGCGCACGTAGGTGGCACGAACTTTTTGCCTATTAA
- a CDS encoding ribose-phosphate pyrophosphokinase yields the protein MRGYKVFAGTANPEFAKRVAKHLSLPLSAAEIKRFSDGEISVQVSESVRGKDVFIIQSTCAPANINLMELLILTDALRRSSANSITAVVPYFGYARQDRKAAPRVPITAKLVANMMQTAGIDRVVTIDLHAGQIQGFFDIPVDNLYGSIVFNDYVKAKNLKNPIIASPDIGGVARARSFAKLLGVDMVIVDKRREKANESEVMNIIGDVTGKDVILVDDMIDTAGTIVKAAEVLKKKGATSVMACCTHAVLSGPAYERITKGELDELIVTDTIPLKEANDKIKVLSVAPVFAEVIRRVYHNESVNGLFV from the coding sequence ATGAGAGGCTATAAAGTCTTTGCAGGAACGGCAAATCCAGAGTTTGCAAAACGAGTGGCAAAACATCTCTCTCTGCCTCTTTCAGCAGCGGAGATTAAACGATTTAGCGATGGCGAAATCAGTGTTCAAGTCAGTGAAAGTGTACGTGGAAAAGATGTTTTCATCATTCAATCCACCTGTGCACCAGCGAATATTAATTTAATGGAATTGCTTATTTTAACCGATGCGTTGCGAAGAAGCTCCGCCAACAGCATTACAGCCGTTGTGCCTTACTTTGGATACGCAAGACAAGATCGAAAAGCAGCCCCTAGGGTTCCGATCACAGCCAAATTGGTCGCGAATATGATGCAAACCGCAGGCATTGATCGTGTTGTAACGATCGACCTTCATGCCGGTCAAATTCAAGGCTTCTTTGATATTCCCGTCGATAACCTTTATGGCTCAATCGTCTTTAATGACTACGTGAAAGCTAAAAATCTCAAAAACCCTATTATCGCAAGTCCTGACATCGGTGGCGTCGCTCGTGCAAGAAGCTTTGCAAAACTCTTGGGTGTGGATATGGTCATCGTCGATAAACGTCGTGAAAAAGCCAATGAGTCTGAGGTGATGAACATCATCGGTGACGTCACGGGCAAAGATGTGATCTTGGTGGACGATATGATCGATACGGCTGGAACCATCGTCAAAGCGGCTGAAGTCTTGAAGAAAAAAGGGGCTACGAGCGTGATGGCATGTTGTACACACGCGGTCTTAAGCGGACCTGCGTATGAGCGCATCACCAAAGGTGAGCTTGATGAATTGATTGTCACGGACACCATTCCTCTCAAAGAAGCCAATGATAAAATCAAAGTCCTTAGCGTCGCTCCTGTTTTTGCAGAAGTCATTCGTCGTGTCTATCACAATGAAAGTGTCAATGGTCTCTTTGTTTAA
- a CDS encoding ComF family protein has product MRCHLCLGLSWQPLCKNCLETILAPTPAFRILESGLKVYSFYSYSDIAPLLHTKHTYIGAKIFAQLGHHTFFEFLKTFELPKGICAIPIDDHVRNGYSHSAILAKATKPFLTPLYGSLRAQNHESYSGKSRAFRQANKRDFILTCKDEIDAILIDDIVTTGSTLEEAHETLKKHGVNVLFALVLADAKEG; this is encoded by the coding sequence ATGCGTTGCCATCTCTGCCTTGGGCTTAGCTGGCAACCGCTTTGTAAGAATTGTTTAGAAACCATTCTGGCTCCAACTCCCGCTTTTAGAATTTTGGAGAGTGGGCTTAAAGTCTACTCTTTTTACAGCTACAGTGACATAGCCCCACTGCTTCACACCAAACACACCTACATCGGCGCTAAAATCTTCGCTCAATTAGGACATCACACTTTCTTTGAATTTTTAAAAACCTTTGAGTTGCCAAAAGGCATTTGCGCCATTCCTATCGACGATCATGTGAGAAACGGCTATTCGCACAGTGCGATTTTAGCCAAAGCGACCAAGCCTTTTTTAACGCCACTGTATGGAAGTTTAAGGGCGCAAAATCATGAGAGTTATTCAGGTAAAAGCAGAGCCTTTAGACAAGCCAATAAACGGGATTTCATCCTTACATGTAAAGATGAAATCGATGCTATTTTGATCGATGACATCGTTACCACGGGAAGTACTTTGGAAGAGGCGCATGAGACACTCAAAAAGCATGGTGTCAATGTTTTGTTTGCCCTAGTGTTGGCAGATGCCAAAGAGGGTTAA
- the gyrA gene encoding DNA gyrase subunit A: MDNIFDSNQDIKTISIEESIKTSYLDYSMSVIIGRALPDARDGLKPVHRRILYAMNDLAISSRSPYKKSARIVGDVIGKYHPHGDTAVYDALVRMAQPFSMRIPIVDGQGNFGSIDGDSAAAMRYTEARMTPLAEELLRDLDKDTVDFVPNYDDSMSEPDVLPSRVPNLLLNGSSGIAVGMATNIPPHCLDELLDALLLLIENPEATLDEIMEFIKGPDFPTSGIIFGKKGILEAYRTGRGRVRIRSKVHIEKKGNKDIIVIDELPYQVNKVRLIEQIVALVKEKMLEGISEIRDESDRDGIRLVIELKREAMSEIVLNNLYKSTNLEVTFGVILLAIYNKEPKVFTLIELLKLFLRHRKTVIIRRTIFDLEKAKAKAHILEGLKIALDNIDEIIALIKGSADTKSAKDGLIERFNLSEVQAGAILDMRLQRLTGLERDKIENELAELLQEIARLSDILRSEALLNALIKEELVEIKDKFKSKRITEIVDDYDDIDVEDLIANESMVVTITHRGYIKRVPLKQYEKQKRGGKGKIAVTTYDDDFIESFFVSDTHDTLMFVTDRGQLYWLKVYRIPEGSRTAKGKAVVNLIQLQADEKIMAIIPTTDFDETKSLAFFTKNGVIKRTNLSEFKNIRSVGVRAITLDDDDELVTAKVVTHDTKYLFIVTKKGMCIRFEVGDAREIGRTARGVTGIRFKEENDRVVGAAVIYNDQEELLTVTEKGIGKRTTADEYRLQGRGGKGVIAMKLTPKTADLVGVVIVDEDKDLMALTSSGKMIRVDMETIRKAGRNTSGVKVVSVEGKDVVQSLARCPKEEIDEGDEIFDDEESSNDGSLIVSDDAPSDE; encoded by the coding sequence ATGGATAATATTTTTGATTCGAACCAAGACATCAAAACGATTAGTATTGAAGAGTCGATAAAGACCAGTTATCTTGATTACTCGATGAGCGTTATCATCGGTCGTGCACTTCCAGACGCACGTGATGGACTCAAGCCCGTACACAGACGAATTTTATACGCAATGAACGATCTTGCGATCTCTTCACGTAGTCCGTATAAAAAATCGGCACGTATCGTCGGTGACGTTATCGGTAAATACCATCCACACGGTGACACCGCGGTGTATGATGCACTTGTTCGTATGGCTCAGCCGTTTTCAATGCGTATTCCGATTGTTGATGGGCAAGGAAACTTTGGTTCAATAGACGGTGATAGTGCTGCTGCGATGCGTTATACCGAAGCACGTATGACACCACTTGCTGAAGAACTTCTTCGTGATCTCGATAAAGATACCGTTGATTTTGTACCCAACTACGATGATAGTATGAGTGAACCCGATGTTCTTCCAAGTCGTGTTCCAAACTTGTTGCTGAATGGTTCAAGTGGTATCGCAGTTGGTATGGCAACGAACATTCCTCCACACTGTTTGGATGAACTTTTAGATGCACTACTTCTTTTGATTGAAAACCCAGAAGCAACACTTGATGAGATCATGGAGTTTATTAAAGGCCCTGATTTTCCAACCAGCGGTATCATCTTTGGTAAAAAAGGCATTCTTGAGGCGTACCGAACGGGACGTGGTCGTGTAAGAATACGTTCTAAGGTGCATATTGAGAAAAAAGGCAATAAAGACATTATTGTTATTGATGAGCTTCCGTATCAAGTTAATAAAGTTCGTTTGATCGAGCAAATTGTAGCACTCGTCAAAGAAAAGATGCTTGAAGGTATCAGCGAAATCAGAGATGAGAGTGATCGAGATGGTATTCGCCTTGTCATTGAGCTTAAACGTGAAGCGATGAGTGAGATCGTGCTAAACAATCTTTATAAATCAACCAATCTTGAAGTCACATTTGGTGTTATCTTACTTGCAATTTATAACAAAGAACCAAAAGTCTTTACGCTTATCGAGCTTTTAAAACTTTTCTTACGTCACCGTAAAACGGTTATTATTCGTCGTACGATTTTTGACCTTGAGAAAGCGAAAGCGAAAGCGCACATTTTAGAAGGTCTTAAAATCGCGCTTGATAACATTGATGAGATTATCGCCCTTATTAAAGGCAGTGCGGATACCAAAAGTGCGAAAGATGGCTTGATCGAACGCTTTAACCTCAGTGAAGTTCAAGCAGGTGCGATCCTTGATATGAGACTCCAACGTCTAACTGGACTTGAGAGAGATAAGATTGAAAATGAGCTTGCCGAGCTTCTTCAAGAGATCGCGCGTCTTAGCGATATTTTACGCAGTGAAGCGCTTTTAAATGCGCTGATTAAAGAAGAGTTAGTTGAGATTAAAGATAAATTTAAATCAAAACGTATCACTGAAATCGTCGATGATTACGATGATATCGACGTGGAAGATTTGATCGCCAATGAGTCCATGGTTGTGACTATTACACACCGTGGTTACATCAAACGTGTTCCACTCAAACAGTATGAGAAGCAAAAACGTGGTGGTAAAGGCAAAATCGCTGTTACGACGTACGACGATGACTTTATCGAAAGCTTCTTTGTCTCTGATACCCATGATACACTCATGTTTGTGACGGATCGCGGACAACTCTACTGGTTGAAAGTCTACCGAATTCCAGAAGGAAGCCGAACCGCAAAAGGTAAAGCAGTCGTGAACCTCATTCAGCTACAAGCGGATGAAAAAATCATGGCAATCATCCCAACAACCGACTTTGATGAGACCAAATCATTGGCATTCTTTACCAAAAACGGTGTGATCAAACGTACGAACCTCAGTGAATTTAAAAATATCCGCTCCGTGGGTGTTAGAGCGATTACTTTAGATGATGATGATGAGTTAGTCACCGCAAAAGTGGTCACCCATGACACAAAATACCTTTTCATTGTAACGAAAAAAGGTATGTGTATCAGATTTGAAGTAGGTGACGCCAGAGAAATTGGAAGAACTGCACGAGGTGTTACAGGCATTCGCTTTAAAGAAGAGAATGATAGAGTCGTTGGTGCTGCTGTGATTTACAACGATCAAGAGGAGCTTTTAACCGTAACGGAAAAAGGTATTGGTAAACGCACTACTGCAGATGAGTACAGATTACAAGGTCGTGGTGGTAAAGGTGTTATTGCTATGAAGCTTACGCCAAAAACAGCCGATCTAGTGGGTGTTGTTATTGTTGATGAAGACAAAGACCTTATGGCACTGACCAGCAGTGGTAAGATGATCCGTGTGGATATGGAAACAATCCGTAAAGCAGGGCGCAATACCAGTGGCGTTAAAGTTGTCTCGGTTGAAGGCAAAGATGTGGTTCAAAGCCTTGCACGTTGCCCTAAAGAAGAGATTGACGAAGGTGACGAAATTTTTGATGATGAAGAGAGTTCAAACGATGGCAGTTTGATTGTCTCAGATGATGCGCCAAGCGATGAGTAA
- a CDS encoding DUF4405 domain-containing protein, whose amino-acid sequence MSSLRRFISLSISFSFLIMSYTGIILFLSPKGRVANWTNWELLGLDKTQYTHLHVTFMVLFLLGMFFHIYLNWGSLLNYLKNRAKSFSLFTKEFLFALGLNLLFIVGTLYYWAPFEQFLDFQEEVKASWEEKVDQAPYGHAELSTLEEFSQKTGRNVSVIVSQLNASKLKGVNLTKTIAQIAQENGKSPAQIFDMINAKPKMSTLSEGGGYGKVTLKNASMQHTFALEKALELIREKGFNATEDSTLKEIADALHVKPIELLELLKTSTQKESK is encoded by the coding sequence ATGTCTTCGCTACGACGTTTTATCTCTTTGTCTATCAGTTTTTCGTTTCTCATCATGAGTTACACAGGTATTATTCTTTTTTTATCGCCCAAAGGCAGGGTTGCCAACTGGACGAACTGGGAGCTTCTAGGGCTTGATAAAACGCAATACACCCATTTACATGTAACCTTTATGGTACTTTTTTTACTGGGCATGTTTTTTCATATCTACCTCAACTGGGGATCGCTTTTAAATTACCTCAAAAACAGAGCCAAATCCTTTTCACTTTTCACCAAAGAGTTCTTATTCGCCCTTGGTTTGAATCTACTTTTTATCGTAGGAACACTCTATTATTGGGCACCTTTTGAACAATTTTTGGACTTTCAAGAGGAGGTAAAAGCTTCGTGGGAAGAAAAAGTCGACCAAGCACCTTACGGTCATGCCGAGCTCTCAACTCTCGAAGAGTTTTCCCAAAAAACGGGACGCAATGTCTCTGTCATCGTTTCGCAATTAAACGCCTCTAAGCTCAAGGGTGTCAATCTGACCAAAACGATTGCGCAGATTGCTCAAGAAAATGGCAAATCACCCGCGCAAATTTTCGATATGATCAATGCTAAACCCAAAATGTCCACGCTAAGCGAAGGTGGAGGATACGGTAAAGTAACGCTCAAAAATGCAAGCATGCAGCACACTTTTGCACTGGAAAAAGCCCTGGAACTTATCCGAGAAAAAGGCTTTAATGCTACTGAGGATTCAACACTCAAAGAGATCGCTGATGCTTTACATGTAAAGCCCATTGAACTCTTAGAATTACTTAAAACATCTACCCAAAAGGAGTCAAAATGA